From Arachis stenosperma cultivar V10309 chromosome 2, arast.V10309.gnm1.PFL2, whole genome shotgun sequence, one genomic window encodes:
- the LOC130960338 gene encoding THO complex subunit 7A-like, whose translation MLKGRKVSGRGEAVAATYAFGPAEDDVIIKHRLLTRTTTTRGEPPLKKLQKKFTAFVSEVEKDDADNYSDCDKLARAFLQELTTFEIPLLKSKAIVDANIREQENFNELKDETNRQILIAQNDIEDLKKILEESKVERRHKEECEAIRKLIAQQPPRSETQKLITQLEKEIMALDMENTAGSRLLELRKKQFALLLHVVDELQNTVEEEQKNLVEEMRIATEELKNGMENGSGGSEAMTIDQ comes from the exons ATGCTGAAAGGGAGAAAGGTTTCAGGGCGGGGAGAGGCAGTTGCAGCCACATACGCCTTCGGTCCCGCCGAAGATGACGTCATCATCAAACACAGGCTTCTCACTCGCACAACAACAACGAGGGGTGAGCCTCCATTGAAGAAGCTTCAGAAGAAGTTCACCGCTTTCGTCTCCGAGGTTGAAAAGGACGACGCCGACAACTACAGCGACTGCGATAAGCTCGCGAGAGCGTTCTTGCAGGAGCTCACGACTTTTGAGATCCCGCTTCTGAAGAGCAAAGCCATTGTTGATGCAAATATCAGAGAGCAGGAGAATTTCAACGAGCTCAAGGACGAAACGAATCGACAGATCTTGATAGCGCAGAACGACATTGAAGATCTTAAGAAGATTCTGGAAGAGAGTAAAGTTGAGAGAAGGCATAAAGAGGAGTGTGAGGCTATCAGGAAATTGATTGCTCAGCAACCGCCAAGGTCAGAGACGCAGAAGCTCATTACGCAATTGGAGAAAGAAATCATGGCGTTGGACATGGAGAATACTGCTGGTTCCAGATTGTTGGAGCTTCGGAAGAAGCAATTCGCTCTTTTGTTGCATGTG GTGGATGAGTTGCAGAACACGGTAGAGGAAGAGCAGAAGAATCTGGTTGAGGAGATGAGAATAGCAACCGAGGAACTTAAGAATGGGATGGAGAATGGAAGTGGAGGCTCAGAAGCAATGACAATTGACCAGTAA
- the LOC130961777 gene encoding signaling peptide TAXIMIN 1-like: MCCCCSDEDRKCRPIGFLLGLPFAFVSLLISLVGVIVWIVGLILTCICPCCLCVTLIVEFALALIKAPFSVMEWFTSKIPC, from the exons ATGTGTTGTTGTTGCTCTGATGAGGACCGAAAATGCAGGCCTATTGGGTTTCTGTTAGGCCTACCTTTTGCCTTCGTTTCTCTCCTAATCTCTCTTGTGGGTGTCATTGTTTGGATCGTTGG GTTGATTTTGACATGCATATGCCCATGTTGCCTTTGTGTGACCCTCATAGTTGAGTTTGCTCTGGCTTTGATCAAGGCTCCATTTTCGGTCATGGAGTGGTTCACCTCTAAGATTCCATGTTAG